GCATGCTGGCCACCGTGCCGTCGCTCCTGCTCATCGTGCTGCTGGGCGTCGCGGCCGGCTTCGCGCTCGAGGTGATGGTCTGGAAGGGGCGGAACGCCGTGCTGCTCACGGTGCTCGCGGGAATCATGGTTCCCGGCCAGATGATCCTGCTGCCGCTCTTCACGATCTACTACAACATCCACCTCACGGGCACGCTCTGGCCGCTCATCATCACCTACGTCGGTCATGGGCTGCCGCTCACGATCTTCATGATGGCGACCTACTTCCGTGCGATTCCACGGGAGATCTTCGAGGCGTCGACGATCGACGGCGCGAGCATCATCCGCTCGTTCTTCTCGATCGGGTTCCCGATGGTGCGCAACGCCGTCGTCACCGTCGCACTCGTGCAGTTCTTCCTGATCTGGAACGACCTGCTGTTCGCGATCACCTTCGCGAACCGCAAGGAGCTCAACACGGTGCAGGCCGGCCTGCTGAGCTTCAGCGGCGAGTACGGCCAGCTCGACTACGGGCCGCTGTTCGCGGCGATCTGCATCACGATGGGCGGCATCCTCGCGCTCTACCTCTTCCTCAACCAGCGCATCATGCAAGGACTCGCGGCCGGCGCCGTGAAGGGCTGACGCAGCACGTCGAACGCGAGGGGCCGGTCGGCGACCGGCCCCTCGGCATCCGTCTCCTGATCAGTCGACGAGGCTCACCCGAAGTGCGATCGCCTGCCCCTCTGGGAGCTGCACCTCGCCCGGCGCGTGCGCCGAGTTGCGCTGCACGTCGTCGATCGTGAAGACCTGCGGATGCCGCGTCACGGTCAGGTTCCAGGTGTCGATCACGTCGACGGCGTAGCGGTCGCCGAGCTCCACGCGCTCGCCGAGCACGCCCTGGGGGAGCGAGAACGCCCAGCTCGCGGGAGCGTCGCGACCCAGGTACTGCAGGTACAGGCGCCGGGGGATGCCGACGGTCGACGTCGTGTCATCCCACTTGTCGATCGGGTCGAGCCCGGCGCCGTCGACTTCCTCCAGGATGCGGCGGAGGAACGCGAGCCGGGCCGGGCTCTCGCCGCGGAACGCCCCGCCGACGACGATGTGCAGCGTGCCCTCGGCGGTGAGGAAGCTCTCGCCGTGCGTCGCGTAGGTGCCGCCGACCGTCGCAAGCCAGAAGCGATGCACGAGCTCCTGTGCGCTGAGGTTGCCCCAGCGCTCGACGGTGTCGCCCTCATACTTGATCTCGTCGAGCACGATCGGCTTGCGGTATGCGTCGCGATAGAGCACCGCCCGACCGGGCTCGGCAACGGCCCAGCCGTTCTGGATCGAGGCGTGGGTGACCCACGGCTTGTTGTAGTCGTACAGCTGGATCCAGTTGTGGATGGAGCGGAGGCGCTCGTGCGGATCGATGCGGACGATCTGCCGGAACACGTCGTCCCAGCGCTCGTCGGGCCGTTCGAGCTGGTCGTACTCGTTCGCGAGCGACCACCAGACGTTCCGGTACGCCGACAGCCGCGCGATCACGTAGTCGAGGTAGCGCGCGTCCTCTTCGGGGCTGAGCCCGTCGAGGCCGTACTCGCCGCGGTCGTAGGGGTGGAAGAGGATGACGTCGGCCTGGATGCCGCGCTCGAGCAAGTCGGCGACGGAGCGATCGATCGCTCGGAAGAACTCGAGGTCGGGCCGGTCGACGTCCCAGCCGCCGTCGGCAGTGCGAGCGAACGGGAAGGTCGGCGGCACGTACTCGACATGGCCGCCGCCTTGCGGGAACACGAGGAAGCGGAGCTTCGTGAACCCGGCCTCGGCGATGGCGTCGAGCGTGCGCTCGTACAGCTCGGGCGCTTGGTGCACCCAGTTGTACACCGTCGCCCCGACCGGGCGGTACCGGGTGCCGTCGGCGTGGGCGAAGTGGAACGTGCCGGCGACGCCGACCGGGCCGTGATTCCCCGGGCCCGGCGGAGCGGCAGTGAAGGCGCCCTCATGGCCGTCGAGGTCGTCGCTCGAGCTTCGGCTCCGATAGGTCCAGGCGCCGGTCTCTGGTGGCGAGAAGCGCACGAGGTAGCGCCCGTCGCCGTCGAAGAAGCCCGGCACCGAGATGCGGGTGCCGTCGCGTTCGAAGTCCACGGCGAAGTCGGGCCGTGCAGCGGATGCCTCAGTGGGCTCATTCGACGCGTTGGGCTCGCTCGGACCCGGGAACAGCCCCTCCCAGACGCCCCACCGCTCGACGGTCTCGGGTCCGTGACTCACGCGGTTCCCCGTGTCGGAACGAGGCCGGTGATCTCGGCGTAGTCGGCATCGTCGAGCTCGAGCCGGACGGCGTCGATCCATCCGTCGACCTGGTCGGGTCGGCGCGCGCCGACGATCGCGCCGGTCACGCCGGGGAATCCGAGCGTCCAGGCTGCGGCGGCGGATGCCGGTGAGACGCCGTGGCGCTCGGCGACGTCGGCGATCGCGCGCCCGACGGCCAGGTTGCGGTCGAGGCGCTCGCCGAAATCGGGACTCGACTTGCGCCAGTCGTCGTCGGGAAGCGCCGCGACGCGCTCTGCGGTGAACGCTCCCGTCAGCAGTCCCGACCCCATGGGGCTGTAGACGATGACGCCGGTGCCGTGGTCGATGCACCAATCGAGCAGGCCGTCGTGCGCGATGTCCGGACGAATGGCCGAGAACGGCGGTTGCAGCGTGTCGACGTGGGCGATCGCCTCCGCGCGCTCGAGTTCGGCGAGGCCGTGGTTCGAGAGGCCGATCGCGCGCACCTTGCCCTCGTCGCGGAGTGCGGCGAAGACCGACCAGTACTCCTCGAGCGGCGTTCCATCCTCGGCGGGCCAGTGCATCTGGTACAGGTCGATGCGGTCGACCCCGAGTCGCCGGAGCGAGCCCTCGA
The Agromyces albus DNA segment above includes these coding regions:
- a CDS encoding carbohydrate ABC transporter permease produces the protein MTALLTDSTVAQPTVVAPPPPRRSRGPLHYVKRAPVALVVVLLLVIEIYPLFWMFMNSLKSSQEFISSPSWWLPSEWHWENYAVAWEAGNLATTVRNSMLATVPSLLLIVLLGVAAGFALEVMVWKGRNAVLLTVLAGIMVPGQMILLPLFTIYYNIHLTGTLWPLIITYVGHGLPLTIFMMATYFRAIPREIFEASTIDGASIIRSFFSIGFPMVRNAVVTVALVQFFLIWNDLLFAITFANRKELNTVQAGLLSFSGEYGQLDYGPLFAAICITMGGILALYLFLNQRIMQGLAAGAVKG
- a CDS encoding DUF5060 domain-containing protein; this encodes MSHGPETVERWGVWEGLFPGPSEPNASNEPTEASAARPDFAVDFERDGTRISVPGFFDGDGRYLVRFSPPETGAWTYRSRSSSDDLDGHEGAFTAAPPGPGNHGPVGVAGTFHFAHADGTRYRPVGATVYNWVHQAPELYERTLDAIAEAGFTKLRFLVFPQGGGHVEYVPPTFPFARTADGGWDVDRPDLEFFRAIDRSVADLLERGIQADVILFHPYDRGEYGLDGLSPEEDARYLDYVIARLSAYRNVWWSLANEYDQLERPDERWDDVFRQIVRIDPHERLRSIHNWIQLYDYNKPWVTHASIQNGWAVAEPGRAVLYRDAYRKPIVLDEIKYEGDTVERWGNLSAQELVHRFWLATVGGTYATHGESFLTAEGTLHIVVGGAFRGESPARLAFLRRILEEVDGAGLDPIDKWDDTTSTVGIPRRLYLQYLGRDAPASWAFSLPQGVLGERVELGDRYAVDVIDTWNLTVTRHPQVFTIDDVQRNSAHAPGEVQLPEGQAIALRVSLVD
- a CDS encoding aldo/keto reductase, with product MTLATGSLGTTGMQITTVGLGAWAIGGGDWAFAWGPQDDEVSIATIHRAIELGVNWIDTAAVYGLGHSEEVVARALRDVPEVDRPFVFTKGGLVWDDTDRRARADRRGSPEAIRGGVEGSLRRLGVDRIDLYQMHWPAEDGTPLEEYWSVFAALRDEGKVRAIGLSNHGLAELERAEAIAHVDTLQPPFSAIRPDIAHDGLLDWCIDHGTGVIVYSPMGSGLLTGAFTAERVAALPDDDWRKSSPDFGERLDRNLAVGRAIADVAERHGVSPASAAAAWTLGFPGVTGAIVGARRPDQVDGWIDAVRLELDDADYAEITGLVPTRGTA